CCGCCGCGGGGCGCGCCGTGTCGCCGCGTGCCGCCGCTTGCTTCCGACGAGGTGCCCATGCACGTTCACCTGGACCTGCCCGCCGAGGTCGCCGCGCTATGGGAAGCGCAGGCCGGCCCCATACTGCACTACCCGGACCCGGTGCTCTACCGCGTCGCCGAGCCCGTAGCGCGGCCGGACGCCGCCACGCGCGAGATCGTGGAGCGCATGAAGGCCGCGATGCGCGACTTTCGGGGCCTTGGCCTTGCCGCGCCGCAGATCGGCGTGTCGCGGCGGATCATCATCTACCAGCTCCCGGAGGAGGGCTCGGCGCTCCGCGTGATCGTCAACCCGCGAATCGTATCGCGCAAGGGCGAGCAGGTGGGCCCGGAGGGTTGCCTTTCCATCCCGATGCTGCAGGGCGAGGTCGCCCGTGCCAACGAGGTCGTCGTCAAGGGCATCGACATCCTGGGCCGTCCGTTTCGCCGCCGGGGCACGGAGCTTGAGGCACGGGTGCTCCAGCATGAGATCGACCACCTCGACGGCATCCTCTTCATCGACCGGGCCGTGCCCGACACGCTGGAGTGGTGCCTGCCGACCGACGAGCCGTCCCGTGAGCCTCTGCCGCTCAGCGAGGTCGATATTGGCTGAGCGCGACCGCCGGCGCTCCACGAGCCGGCTCAGGTGCCCCGATGCGCGTTCTCTTCTTTGGCACCTCGGACTTCGCGGTGCCCACGCTGCGCGCGCTCGCCGCCGCGGGCGCGGAGCGGTTCGAGATCGCGGCCGTCGTGACGCAGCCCGACCGCCCGGCGGGCCGGGGGCGGTCGCTCGCCCGCTCCCCGGTCAAGGATGCCGCCGAAGGGCTCGGCCTGCCGGTGCGTCAGCCCGAGCGCGTCCGCGATCCGGTCTTTCTTGAGGCCGCGCGCGAGGCGGCCCCGGACGCCATCGTTCTCGCCTCGTTCGGCCAGATCATCCCGCGCAAGCTGCTCGCC
Above is a genomic segment from Chthonomonadales bacterium containing:
- the def gene encoding peptide deformylase → MHVHLDLPAEVAALWEAQAGPILHYPDPVLYRVAEPVARPDAATREIVERMKAAMRDFRGLGLAAPQIGVSRRIIIYQLPEEGSALRVIVNPRIVSRKGEQVGPEGCLSIPMLQGEVARANEVVVKGIDILGRPFRRRGTELEARVLQHEIDHLDGILFIDRAVPDTLEWCLPTDEPSREPLPLSEVDIG